ATCGTGGCTCAGGAGAAGGGCGGCGGCGCGCTGGTGCTGTCGGAGTTTGTGGGCGCGGCGGTGGAGCTGCCTGACGCCATCCAGACCAATCCCTACTCGATTGATCGGATGGATGAAGCCATCGATCAGGCGATCGCCATGTCTCCTGAGGAGCGCAAAGCCCGCATGGAAAAAATGTACGACGTGGTGACGCGCTACGACGTCCAGTGCTGGGCCGATCACCTTTTTGAGCTGTTCCAATCCCTCGACAACAAGACGCCCAAAAAAGAAGAAGTGCTGACAACGGTCTAAGATCTTCTGCCGGTTCCCCATATTAGTTCCGTGAGCAGAGTCTCTCTTGAGGTGAGAGATCGATTTTCCCAGTTCTCACCAAGCGGTCTAGCAAACGTTCTAGTTCTTTCTTGGTTCTTCTAGAGAGCTCTGCTTTTCTTTCAGTCTCTGGGTCACTTTTGGCTCAAGATCTCTTTTCAAGGCACTTCAAAACCCCTCGCGGGAAAGTGGGCAGCGTGTGTGAACTGAATTACCCTCGAATCAGGGATTCGTTTCATTCCCGCTGGCAAAAATACACCATCAAACCATGCGAGATTTTTCATCTTTATCAAATACGCCCTATGACCTTGTCATCATTGGCGGCGGCATTAATGGTGCTGGGGTCGCTCGAGATGCGGCTCTCCGCGGTTTAAAGACACTCTTGTTAGAAAAAGGAGATTTTGCCAGCGGCACCACCAGCTGGTCTACTCGATTAGTTCACGGCGGCTTGCGCTACCTCGAGTATTTTGAGTTTTCGCTGGTGCGAGAGTCTCTACGAGAGCGCGAGATCCTGCTCAATACCGCGCCTCACCTCGTCGAGGCCCTCAAACTCACAATCCCGATCTATACCCACAGCGATCGCCCCTATTGGAAGATCTGGGCCGGGATGATTTTGTACGATGTCTTTAGCTATGACAAGACGCTGCCGTGGCACCAGATGCTTCCCCAGCGCAACTTCCAGCAGCTTTTTCGATCTTTAGACGATCGCGATCTCAAGGGCGGAGCGCAGTACTATGACGCCCAGGTGGCACAAGCAGAGCGCCTGTGCCTTGAGAATCTCTGGGATGCCCAAGCCGCGGGAGCGACGATCCTCAACTATGCCTGCGTTACGGAGCTGGCGCGAGAGGGCGATCGCCTTCAGGGGCTGACGGTGAGAGATGAATTAACGGGAGAGACATTTAATCTTGAGCTGGGCGATCGCACTGTGGTGATCAACACCAGCGGCCCCTGGGTCGACCAGGTGTGTGGCTTGGGGACCGAGCACCATCAGGCAGCACCCATCGGCGCTCGCCAAAAGATGGGCGGCACTAAGGGTAGCCATATCATCGTAGAGACGTTTCCGGGGGCTCCCGAGACCGCGCTCTACACCGAGGCACGCCGCGACCAGCGCCCTATTTTTATCGTGCCCTGGCTCGGCATGTATCTCATTGGCACCACCGATCTGCCCTACTCCGGAGACCTCGATCGCATCAAGGCCAGCGATGATGAAGTCGACTATCTCCTCGCCGAAGCCAACGCCCTGATTCCCAGCGCTCAGCTCACTCGGCAAGACGTGAAATTCACCTACTCCGGAGTGCGGCCGCTGCCCAATGAAGCGGGCAAAAAGCCCGGCAGTATCACTCGCCGACATATTTTGGTTGATCATGCCTCTGAAGGGGTCAGGAACCTGATCTCTCTGGTGGGGGGCAAGCTCACCACCTATCGCAGCGTTGGCGAAGAGATGGTCGACGCAGTCTATCAAAAGCGGGGAGAGACAGCGCCTCCCTGCCCCACGCAGCAGCGGCCGCTGCCGGGAGCAATTTTGCCCAAAGATCCCCTGATTGGCCAAACCATTCAGCGCTATCGCGATCGCGTTTCGCTAGCTTCCATTGACTATCTCTTTTCGGTCTATGGTCGGCAGGCAGAAGACGTGCTGGCCCTGGTTGATGAGGCTCCAGATTTGGCCCAGCCGATCGCTGAAGACCTGCCGGATATCCGGGCCCAGATCGTCTACAGCGTCCGATCGGAGATGGCCCAAACTCTGGTGGATATTCTGCGGCGGCGGACGCTCCTAGCAGTCAAGGGCAGCTACGGGCGGGAGCTCTTGCCAGTCATCACCGACGTACTCGCTGCTCACTGCGGCTGGAGCCGAGAAGCGTGCGATCGCCAGCAGGCTGACTACCACGCCTACATTGAGGCTAACTGCTTGCCCGATTATGCCATTGCCCGCAAGCCTGCTCGCGCAGCCTCTCTCTCTGCCTAAAGCGGCGATCGCCCACTTGCATCAAATTCTTTATTGAGTTCAAAGAGAACGGATGGTCAGCAATCTAACCCAAGTCCAATCCACTCCCAAAACTTCCTTTAGCAAAGGGGCGATCGCTCCCCTCAATCCCTTTCCCTCCCGAACTTCTACAGCAACGGCCACAGTCCTTGGGGCCGGAGCCTGGGGCAGCGCCCTGGCTACCCTCCTGCGCCGCAACGGCCACGATGTCCGGGTATGGTCCCGGCGCTCGAACGAAACCCTAGAAGAGGCGATCGCGGGCGTCGATGTGATCGTTTCTGCAATTCCCATGAAGGGCGTCAGCGCCACGGTAGAGGCTCTCCAAGAGTTCACCTTACCGGCCAATATGCTGGTGGTTACAGCCACCAAGGGACTAGATCCCAACACCGCCGAAACGCCCTCCCAGATTTGGCAGCAGGCCTTTCCCGAGCATCCGGTTGTAGTGCTTTCCGGCCCCAATCTCTCTAAGGAGATTCAGCAGGGTCTCCCCGCCGCCAGCGTGGCCGCCAGCACCAGCCCCCAGGCCGCCGAAGAAGTGCAGAAACTCTTTTCTTCGGACGCTTTTCGGGTCTATACCAATGACGATCCCCTCGGCACAGAGCTCGGGGGCACCCTCAAAAACGTCATCGCGATCGCCGCTGGCATCTGCGACGGCCTCGAGCTCGGCACCAACGCCAAAGCCGCCCTGATCAGCCGCGCCCTCGCCGAGATGGTGCGGGTCGGTCTCCACTTTGGCGCGAAAGCAGAGACATTTTGTGGCCTATCGGGCCTAGGAGATTTGCTGGCCACCTGTGACGGCCCCCTCAGCCGCAACTACCGCGTCGGCCAGGGTCTGGCCACCGGCAAATCTCTCACCCAGGTGCTCGAAGATCTCAAGAGCACAGCTGAAGGTGTGAACACCACTCAGGTTCTGATGGGTATCGCCCAGGAGAACCAGTTAGATCTGCCGATCGCCCGGTGCGTCTACAGTGTCATTCGCGGGAAAGTCTCTCCCCAAAGAGCTGTAGAAGGCCTAATGGGGCGAGAGCTGACGGCTGAGTAAACGAGCTTTGGGAGAGCCCGTTTCTTCTATCGTTTCTCATGTTAGAAACTCTCACTTCAGAGCATCTTAAAGCATAGGCTTTTTGTTAGCTCAATCAGATCAATTAAGACAAAAGAGAGAGGGCGATCGCTCTCTCTTTTGTCTTTTATTTTTGTGCAATCTTGTTGACTGAAAGACTCTAGCCCACGCGATCGCCCGATTTGACATCAAACCAATAGATCGCAGATGGCACGAGCGCCAGAGCTACGTGGTCTCCGCTCCAAGACTGGTCGATCGGCACCAGAGCCCGCACGATCTCAGCTTTTTGACCCTCTCCTTTTACTTCCATGCTGATGAGATTGCTCATCCCCAAGTTTTCCACCAAGAATACGCGCCCCTCGACTTTTAGATCATCGCCGGGCTGAGGAAAGCGGAGATTTTCGGGGCGAATCCCCAGCACAATCTCCGGCGGCGGCGTAAGGTTATCAGGCAATGGGATCTTGGTGGAGCCCAGCACCGCGTAGGGTCCCTGGCAGGGGAGCGTCAGCAAGTTCATCTGGGGACTACCCACAAAGCCCGCCACAAACTGATTGGCCGGATCAGAGTAGATCTGGGCTGGCGGCGCGAGCTGCTGCACCAGTCCCTGATTCAGCACAGCTACCTTTGTCGACAGCGTCATGGCCTCGGTTTGGTCGTGGGTCACGTAGACCACCGGCACCTGCTGAGACTCAAACAGCTGCTTGATGTCAGCCCGCACCCGCTCCCGCAGCAGGGCATCCAGGTTACTCAGGGGCTCATCTAACAGAAAGACATCTGGACGGCGCACAAGCGCCCGCCCCAGGGCTACCCGCTGACGCTGCCCGCCGGAGAGCTGGCTCGGCTTGCGATCCATCAGGCCTTCGAGGCCGAGCACCCGCGTCGCGTCTCCAATTCGCTGATGGATCTCATCCGAGGGAGTTTTGCGCAGCTTCAGGCTAGAGGCCATATTCTCAAACACGCTCATGTGTGGATACAGCGCATAGCTCTGAAACACCATGGCGATATTGCGATCGCCCGGCCGCAAATTCGTGACATCCTGGGAGCCGATCAGAACCTGACCTCGCGTTGGCTGTTCCAGACCAGCAATTAGTCTCAGAGTCGTGGATTTGCCGCAGCCTGAAGGCCCCAAAAGCGTCAGAAATTCATTGTCGCTAACATCAAGACTGATATCTTTGACCGGAACCGTTTTGCGATTATAAGTTTTATTGAGGTTACGAATTTCTAGTTTTGCCATTGTTGGAATTGCAAATACTTCGTACAGCCAAGGCCAGCGTCCCACGCTTCATCAAAGCCAAGTTTCGCAAGCTATTGCCTGTATTTAGCAAAACTTACTGGGCAGCCAGCGAGGAAGAAACTTGGGAAATTTCGAGTTTTCAGAGCACTATCGCCCTCATTCGAAAGCCTTGTGCTGAAATCTCGCAAATTTTGCTCTATTTAGTTGGAAATTTTGAAATCAGACAAAATTAGCATAGCGAACAACAGCAAAACACCGGGTTTCTTGCTGAGTGATTTTCACAAACAGAAACAAAAAGTTATTTTTTGAATCGCTTTTATCGGGTAATAAATTAAAGTTTTTCTCTGTCAACTGTCCTGCGACAGAGTTCTTTTCAGCCTTTGGTTTAGTATTTTCTTAACTCTGTTTTGAGAGCAGGCCTAAAGGCGATCGCCCTCTTGAATTCATGGATGTTTTCGCTAGGCTGCGATCGCCGGAATCGCTCTAAAGTGCGTTATCAGTGACGCAGGCTATTGCGCCAGGTAGAAAACACATCCTGCTTCAGTCATGTATTCCATCGAGCAAGTCTCACCGTGACGAATCCAGGTTCTAGCAGGATGATTCAGAACGCGATCGCCCATCTCACCTTCGACAATGAAAATCTCACTGTGGGGCAGGAGGGTCTCTCTCACCCCTGGCTGCCAGCGCACGAGCTGCATCCGCTCAGGATATCCCGCCTGGGCATAGAGAGAGATCAAAAAGATACCCGGGCGATCGCCCGTTTGCCAAGCCGCGGTCTGGGTATCGATAGAGCACTGAAGCCGCCCAGGACCGCCGTACTGAAGCAGCTTCACGAAGATCACGCAGCCCGACCGCGAGAAGGGAGCGTGGGCAAATCCAGGGGGATTGAGGAGATAGGAGCCCGCTGGATAGTCACCATATTCGTCTGAGAACACGCCGTCTAGCACTAATATCTCTTCGCCTGCGGGGTGCTCATGGGTCGGAAAGGCAGAGCTGGAATCGTAGCGCACCACAGAGGTCACCTGGCCTTTTTCGGTGTCTCCTAGGAGATGCAGCCGCTTGCGCCAGACAGTGGGACTGGGGCTGGGCTGCCAGTCCATAGCGTTCGTGTTGTGAATAAGGCGATCGCCCGCAGTGATAGTCATAATCGATAGTTTTTAGGAGTACTTTTTTATATCAAGCGTCTGAGAAGCGATCGCTATATATCCAGAAACTTTGTATGTCTAGAAATTCGTTATCACCTTCTCCTTCTCTAATTGCAAAGAAGGAGAAGGTGATACGCAAAAAGTCTATCCCAATTCCGGATAGATCAAGATCTTGTAGGTCTCCTCTGTGGGCTTCACAGCACGCTCCACTGCTGCGGCCAAGTCCTTGAGCGGATAGCGATCGCTCACCAGCGCATCTACATCAATGCGCTTATTAAAGACAATATCCGCAGCCAGGTTTTGCAAGCGGTAAGACGAGCTGTAGCTGCCCATCAGGTCGATTTCTCGGCGATAGAGGACATTGGGATTGATGGGGATCTCCACTTCATCCGGGAACTCCGCAAAGAAGAGAATCTTTCCACCCTTGCGCGTGCAGTCCAGCGCCTGGAAAAAGGCCTTATCACTGGGCACCGCCAGCAGCGTCGTATCGACGCCCATGCCATTGGTGAGAGCCTGGATCTTTTGAGCTAGCTCCGGATCGCGCGCGTCAAAGGCTGCCTCTGCGCCGACTTCTTTGGCTTTGGCAATGCGCGAGGGCAGGAGATCTGTCGCGATCGCGCGTCCACCAAAGTATTTCACCAGCATCACAAACATCAGACCAATGGGACCAGCCCCCGTCACCAGCACCGTCTGGCCGGGCTGCACCTGGGCTTTTTTGACCGCTTTCAGGCAGCAGTTGGTCGGCTCCACAAAGCTGGCCTGCTCGAAGGTGATCTCGTCCGGGATCTCCATCAGGCCACCATGGCGCACGATATGTCCCGGCACCTTCACATAGTCCGCGAAGCCGCCACCACTGGGCGTGAAGCCTGCGGAAGTCGTGATGTTTTTGTAGACATCACACATCGAGAAATTGTCATTGAGACAGTAGTCGCAGTGCATACAGGGGATGTGGTGGAGCACCACCACGCGCTGACCGACTTGCCATCCTTTGACGTCTTTGCCCACTGCGGCGATCGTGCCCGCTGTCTCATGACCAAAAATCCGGGGCGGCTCATACAGCGGATAGAGAATTTTTTTGATGTCCGACTGGCACAGGCCTACCACGCGGACCTGGACGAGCACTTCGTCATCTCCTAGCTCAGGCTTGGGAACCTCTTCATAGCTGAGCTGATTCACACCGCGAAATACCTGCGCTTTCATGGGATATACCTGCAATGCCCTACAACGCCGACGTTATCGACTTTATCATTTGGCTCGGGACAGCCCGCGATCGCGCCTTGGAGGCGCTTTGCCTTCGTTTTGCCAAACACCCCACCCCTGTTTAGGGTGAACATTGTGCCTAGAAAATTCCTAGACCACAATGGAGGCAGTTTGGAGCTGCGCTGGGAGTGGCCTGTCCCAAACCTCTGGGTGCGCGATCGCGGCCAATCAATCGCCAAACCATTGTGAATGGCTGGTGAGAATATGTCTCAACCCCCCCAAGAAAACAGCCCCCCTCCACGAGATCGCCATCTGGGACATCTCCAGCGCTGGCTCATGCATCACAGCCTCTGGGCGATTTGCCTAGCACCCCTGGTTACCCAAATTGTGGGCAGCGTCTTTAATATTTGGTACAACCTCAGCCACATCAAGCCGCTGCTGACCTCGGCGCAGCTCAGCACCTTCATCCGGGCCATCGGCCTTTTTAATGGGCTGGTCTATCCGGTTGCGATCGCCCTTTGGATGAGCCAGATCTGGAGCTTTCGGCGGCCCCTAGCGCAGCTCCTGCGGGGGCAGGAGATCTCGCCTCGGCAGCTTTTGCGGGCTCAGCAGCGGGCCATCAACCTGCCGTGGTATGGCAGCTTCCTAGCGGGAATCTGCTGGCTGCTGTGCATCCCGGTCTTTCTGATCGCCCTGGGCACCACCTCCGAGCCTCTCGACAGCCGCCTGTTTCTGCACCTGCCCGTCTCGATTTTGGTGGCCGCTTTCATTGCGGTCACCCACGGATTTTTCGCCATTGAGCTGGTCAGCCAGTGGCTTCTCTATCCGATCTTTTTCCCGACCAATCAGCCCGCCGATACCCCTGGTGCTTTTCCCTTGTCGCTGCGCGGGCGGGGCCTCATGTGGGCCATTTCCGCAGGCGTCTGTCCCATTACGTCGCTGCTGCTGCTCATGCTGGCCGATCAGCCGGTTGGTGGACCGCTGCCTTGGTTCGAGCTGACGGTTGGAGCGCTGAGCATGGTTTTTGGGCTGACAACGGCCTGGATGGTGAGTCAGCAGGTGATCGAGCCCGTGCAGGCGCTGCAAAAAGCCGCGAAGTCTGTCTCCGAAGGCGATCTGGGCGTCGAGCTGACGGTGCTGCGAGCGGATGAATTTGGTCCCCTGATCGAGGAGTTCCAGGCCATGGTCAGCGAGCTACAGGAGAAACAGCGGCTCCAGGAGACCTTTGGTCGTCACGTGGGCCAGCAGGTGGCAGCGCAGATCCTGCGGCGAGATCCCAGCCTAAATGGAGTAGAGCAGGAAATCACGGTGCTTTTTGCCGATATTCGCAACTTTACCGCTCGCTGCGCCCTCGCCTCGCCCCAGCAGATCGTGATGATGCTCAATCTCTTTTTGACGGAGATGGTGGACGTGGTGGAGGGGCACAACGGCATGGTGAATAAGTTTTTGGGGGATGGGTTTATGGCGCTGTTTGGCATCGGCGAGGGCCAGGGCAATCACGCGGCTGACGCGGTGGCGGCGGGCCAAAGAATGCTGGCGCGGCTGGAGCCGATCAATGCTCAGCTGATGGCCCTGGGTCAGCCGCCACTGGCGATCGGCATTGGCATCCACACGGGGCGGGCCGTGGTAGGCAGCATTGGGTCCTCTCGGCGGCTGGAGTACACGGCGATCGGCGATACGGTGAATGTGGCGTCCCGCATTGAGGGCTTGACCAAGGTCCTAGATCGGCCGCTGCTCATGAGTGAGGCGACGCGGCGATCGCTGCCTGCCAGCACCGTCACCGAGGCCCTAGCGCCGCAGCGGGTCAAGGGACAACCCCAACCCATCGCGGTATACTGCCTCCCGGCCCCCCAAGGGGCGATCGCCCCCTTGAGCCCTTTTCCAGACCGGAGTTAGCCCCCTATGTCGCTGCTGTTCACTGCCCCCAAGGATCGATTTTTATGCGCATGATCACCACCGAGGTTTTGGTTGTCGGGGGGGGCACCGGCGGCACAGCAGCAGCGATTCAGGCAGCCCGGCAGGGCGCGAAAACGGTCTTGGTGAGCGAGTTTCCCTGGCTGGGCGGCATGCTGACCAGCGCGGGCGTCCCGGCCCCGGATGGTCACGAGCTAGCCGCCTTCCAGACGGGGCTGTGGGGGGCTTTCTTGCAGGCGCTGCGACAGCGGCAGCCCGAGGGCCTGGATCACGCCTGGGTGAGCTTTTTCACCTACGATCCGCGCGTTGGCGCCCAGATTTTTCGGGACTGGGCGGCGGCCCTGCCCAATCTCCAGTGGATTGTCGATTCGGCGCCCCGGGCCGTGCTGCGGGAGGGCGATCGCGTGGTGGGGGTGGAGTTTGAAGGGCTGACGGTGCGATCGCAGATCACTCTGGACGGCACCGAGCTGGGCGACCTGCTGGCCCTGGGAGACATTCCCCACCGCTGGGGCTGGGAGTGGCGCAGCCAGTGGCAAGAGCCCAGCGCTCCCGAGGAGCCGATTTCCCTTTCGGATCTGTACTCGGTGCAGGCCCCCACCTGGATCACGATTTTGCAGGACTTTGGGGAGGGGGCGATCGCGCCAGAGATCCCCGCGCCGCCCAACTACAGCGCCCACGGCTTCGACGGCACCTGGGACTACTGGGGGCCGGAGAAATTTCTCGACTATGGCCGCCTGCCGGGCGATCGCTTCATGCTCAACTGGCCCTTTCGCGGCAATGACTACGGCATCGGCCTCGATCGCCTGATCGAGAGCCCCACCGCGCGATCGCAGTTTTATCAAGAGGCCCGCTGGTACACTCAGGGCTTTGCCCACTACCTCCAGAGCCAGCTCGGGCGGCGCTACAGTCTGGCCGAGATTTTCCCCGCCCTGCCCAACTCCCTCGGCGGAGGCGGCTACGCGCTGCACCCCTACTTCCGCGAAAGCCGACGCCTTCAGGGTCTGGCCACGGTGCGCGAGCAGGATATTTTGCCCTTGCCCGAGGGCCAAGTCGCCCCGCTGCCCTTTGATGACAGCGGCCGGTCTAGCGCGATCGCCCTGGGCAACTACGCCAACGACCACCACTATCCCGGCTACGATCTGCGCCTCCAGCCCAAATCGATTCGCTGGGGGGGGCGCTGGACCGGCACCCCCTTTGCCTTGCCCTACGGCTGCCTAGTGCCTGCCGCCGTCGACGGCCTGCTGGTGTGCGAAAAAAATATTGCTGTGTCCCACATCGCCAATGGCGCGACCCGTCTCCAGCCCGCCGTGCTGAGCCTGGGTCAGGCCGCCGGCATGGCCGCCGCCCTCTGCGTCCAGGCTGGCTGTCAGCCCCGCGATCTGCCGGTAGCCTCTCTCCAAGAGGCCCTGCTGACGGATCCTGTCGCGCCCGTGGCGATCGCCCCTCTGTTCAATCTCCTGCCCGACCATCCTGAATGGCTGCGCTGGCAGCGGCACTATCTGGCGAATCCAGACACCTACCCTGCCACCGGCTACGCTCCCATCGCTGAAGGCAAGCCGCCTGAAATTCAGCGGGCGATCGCCCCGGCCCAGTCCACCACAGGCCAGTTTCAGCGCCTCGGTCCCCAGGAGTATCAGCTTTCTACCCCTGACCAAACCTGGCAGCTCGTCACCCTCTGGGCCGACCTCGATCGCCAGCTCGCCGAGTACCCCGACCAGCAGCCAGCGACGGTCTGGGGCCACCGCAATCTCGCTGGTCCCTGGATCGTCGTCGAGGCTCTCAGCGCCCCGGGCTCCTAGGCTCCGGCTTGTTGTTTGCGGCGGGCCTCCGCCTCAAACCACGCAATGATTTGATCCACCGTCAGAGCAGCCACCGTTGTTTCAGCCATTTCTGCCGCCGCCGTCAGGGGGCGCACCGACGCCAAGATTAGTCGGCTATAGAACGACTGAAATGACTCGTCTAGGTCTAGAGATTCTTGGGCCGCTGGGTCCTGGGCCAGCCAGTCGGTGATTTGCTCCGGGGTCACCTGGGCGATCGCCGCGTCCGCCGCCGCGACTTGGCGCAGCACCCGCAGCGAATAGATCGCAACCCGCGCCGAAAACTTGTCTCGCGACGACATCAGCGCCCCATCTACCTGAGCCGACTCCTCAGGCAGCAGCATCTGGGAAAACGAAGATTGCACATCAAACATAGAATTTACGAGGAAAAGGTCCTGTGGGCCGAGAGCCGCCAAGCGCCCCAGCATCCGACCTCCCAAGCTTAGCGCGCCCGGATCAAATAGCCGCAGCGGTGCTCCCCGTCGATCAGCCAGTGCGTTCGCTCCACCGCGCAGTCAGGCAGCGCCGCGCTAAACATCTCTAGCTCGTGGCCGCACACGCTCGGAAACGACTCCGCAATATCAGAAATCGCGCAGTTGTATTCTGTAATGACGTAGCCCTCTGCTTCATCGCCGCTGGCATCGGCCGGATACCACTCCGCCATATAGCCCTCGGCCCGCCGCAACTCCACCAGCAGCGCCACGCGATCGCGCACCGAGCCCCCATTGTGCAGGCGATCGCGATATTCTTGGGCCTTGCGCTCCCACTGCTTGCGCAAAATGCTGCTCACCTGCTCCTGGCCCACCGTCTGCGCCAGCGTGTCCAGCAGCGACATCGCAAACTCCCCGTAGCGATCGGGAAAGCGATCGCGCCCCTGGCGACTCAGCTGATACACGTGCTGCGGTCGGCCCATCCCCGCCTGCACACTCTGGTACTGGATCAGCCCCTCCGCCTCCAGATCCTTTAGGTGGCGACGGATCGCCTGAGGACTAATCTCAAGGGTCTCAGCCAGTTCCTGGGCCGTCGCTTGACCCTGCTTCAGCAAACGTTGGAGGATATCTTGCTTAGTAGAAGGATGCTGCGAAGTCGCCATCGTTTTCCTTGCCATAATCGCTGCCCCGGCGCCCAACAACCCACTGTGAACTGCAACCGGCT
This genomic stretch from Geitlerinema sp. PCC 7407 harbors:
- the glpD gene encoding glycerol-3-phosphate dehydrogenase, with the protein product MRDFSSLSNTPYDLVIIGGGINGAGVARDAALRGLKTLLLEKGDFASGTTSWSTRLVHGGLRYLEYFEFSLVRESLREREILLNTAPHLVEALKLTIPIYTHSDRPYWKIWAGMILYDVFSYDKTLPWHQMLPQRNFQQLFRSLDDRDLKGGAQYYDAQVAQAERLCLENLWDAQAAGATILNYACVTELAREGDRLQGLTVRDELTGETFNLELGDRTVVINTSGPWVDQVCGLGTEHHQAAPIGARQKMGGTKGSHIIVETFPGAPETALYTEARRDQRPIFIVPWLGMYLIGTTDLPYSGDLDRIKASDDEVDYLLAEANALIPSAQLTRQDVKFTYSGVRPLPNEAGKKPGSITRRHILVDHASEGVRNLISLVGGKLTTYRSVGEEMVDAVYQKRGETAPPCPTQQRPLPGAILPKDPLIGQTIQRYRDRVSLASIDYLFSVYGRQAEDVLALVDEAPDLAQPIAEDLPDIRAQIVYSVRSEMAQTLVDILRRRTLLAVKGSYGRELLPVITDVLAAHCGWSREACDRQQADYHAYIEANCLPDYAIARKPARAASLSA
- a CDS encoding NAD(P)H-dependent glycerol-3-phosphate dehydrogenase, which codes for MVSNLTQVQSTPKTSFSKGAIAPLNPFPSRTSTATATVLGAGAWGSALATLLRRNGHDVRVWSRRSNETLEEAIAGVDVIVSAIPMKGVSATVEALQEFTLPANMLVVTATKGLDPNTAETPSQIWQQAFPEHPVVVLSGPNLSKEIQQGLPAASVAASTSPQAAEEVQKLFSSDAFRVYTNDDPLGTELGGTLKNVIAIAAGICDGLELGTNAKAALISRALAEMVRVGLHFGAKAETFCGLSGLGDLLATCDGPLSRNYRVGQGLATGKSLTQVLEDLKSTAEGVNTTQVLMGIAQENQLDLPIARCVYSVIRGKVSPQRAVEGLMGRELTAE
- a CDS encoding ABC transporter ATP-binding protein, with the protein product MAKLEIRNLNKTYNRKTVPVKDISLDVSDNEFLTLLGPSGCGKSTTLRLIAGLEQPTRGQVLIGSQDVTNLRPGDRNIAMVFQSYALYPHMSVFENMASSLKLRKTPSDEIHQRIGDATRVLGLEGLMDRKPSQLSGGQRQRVALGRALVRRPDVFLLDEPLSNLDALLRERVRADIKQLFESQQVPVVYVTHDQTEAMTLSTKVAVLNQGLVQQLAPPAQIYSDPANQFVAGFVGSPQMNLLTLPCQGPYAVLGSTKIPLPDNLTPPPEIVLGIRPENLRFPQPGDDLKVEGRVFLVENLGMSNLISMEVKGEGQKAEIVRALVPIDQSWSGDHVALALVPSAIYWFDVKSGDRVG
- a CDS encoding cupin domain-containing protein, encoding MTITAGDRLIHNTNAMDWQPSPSPTVWRKRLHLLGDTEKGQVTSVVRYDSSSAFPTHEHPAGEEILVLDGVFSDEYGDYPAGSYLLNPPGFAHAPFSRSGCVIFVKLLQYGGPGRLQCSIDTQTAAWQTGDRPGIFLISLYAQAGYPERMQLVRWQPGVRETLLPHSEIFIVEGEMGDRVLNHPARTWIRHGETCSMEYMTEAGCVFYLAQ
- a CDS encoding zinc-dependent dehydrogenase; the protein is MKAQVFRGVNQLSYEEVPKPELGDDEVLVQVRVVGLCQSDIKKILYPLYEPPRIFGHETAGTIAAVGKDVKGWQVGQRVVVLHHIPCMHCDYCLNDNFSMCDVYKNITTSAGFTPSGGGFADYVKVPGHIVRHGGLMEIPDEITFEQASFVEPTNCCLKAVKKAQVQPGQTVLVTGAGPIGLMFVMLVKYFGGRAIATDLLPSRIAKAKEVGAEAAFDARDPELAQKIQALTNGMGVDTTLLAVPSDKAFFQALDCTRKGGKILFFAEFPDEVEIPINPNVLYRREIDLMGSYSSSYRLQNLAADIVFNKRIDVDALVSDRYPLKDLAAAVERAVKPTEETYKILIYPELG
- a CDS encoding adenylate/guanylate cyclase domain-containing protein, which produces MSQPPQENSPPPRDRHLGHLQRWLMHHSLWAICLAPLVTQIVGSVFNIWYNLSHIKPLLTSAQLSTFIRAIGLFNGLVYPVAIALWMSQIWSFRRPLAQLLRGQEISPRQLLRAQQRAINLPWYGSFLAGICWLLCIPVFLIALGTTSEPLDSRLFLHLPVSILVAAFIAVTHGFFAIELVSQWLLYPIFFPTNQPADTPGAFPLSLRGRGLMWAISAGVCPITSLLLLMLADQPVGGPLPWFELTVGALSMVFGLTTAWMVSQQVIEPVQALQKAAKSVSEGDLGVELTVLRADEFGPLIEEFQAMVSELQEKQRLQETFGRHVGQQVAAQILRRDPSLNGVEQEITVLFADIRNFTARCALASPQQIVMMLNLFLTEMVDVVEGHNGMVNKFLGDGFMALFGIGEGQGNHAADAVAAGQRMLARLEPINAQLMALGQPPLAIGIGIHTGRAVVGSIGSSRRLEYTAIGDTVNVASRIEGLTKVLDRPLLMSEATRRSLPASTVTEALAPQRVKGQPQPIAVYCLPAPQGAIAPLSPFPDRS
- a CDS encoding FAD-dependent oxidoreductase: MRMITTEVLVVGGGTGGTAAAIQAARQGAKTVLVSEFPWLGGMLTSAGVPAPDGHELAAFQTGLWGAFLQALRQRQPEGLDHAWVSFFTYDPRVGAQIFRDWAAALPNLQWIVDSAPRAVLREGDRVVGVEFEGLTVRSQITLDGTELGDLLALGDIPHRWGWEWRSQWQEPSAPEEPISLSDLYSVQAPTWITILQDFGEGAIAPEIPAPPNYSAHGFDGTWDYWGPEKFLDYGRLPGDRFMLNWPFRGNDYGIGLDRLIESPTARSQFYQEARWYTQGFAHYLQSQLGRRYSLAEIFPALPNSLGGGGYALHPYFRESRRLQGLATVREQDILPLPEGQVAPLPFDDSGRSSAIALGNYANDHHYPGYDLRLQPKSIRWGGRWTGTPFALPYGCLVPAAVDGLLVCEKNIAVSHIANGATRLQPAVLSLGQAAGMAAALCVQAGCQPRDLPVASLQEALLTDPVAPVAIAPLFNLLPDHPEWLRWQRHYLANPDTYPATGYAPIAEGKPPEIQRAIAPAQSTTGQFQRLGPQEYQLSTPDQTWQLVTLWADLDRQLAEYPDQQPATVWGHRNLAGPWIVVEALSAPGS
- the sufR gene encoding iron-sulfur cluster biosynthesis transcriptional regulator SufR, whose amino-acid sequence is MATSQHPSTKQDILQRLLKQGQATAQELAETLEISPQAIRRHLKDLEAEGLIQYQSVQAGMGRPQHVYQLSRQGRDRFPDRYGEFAMSLLDTLAQTVGQEQVSSILRKQWERKAQEYRDRLHNGGSVRDRVALLVELRRAEGYMAEWYPADASGDEAEGYVITEYNCAISDIAESFPSVCGHELEMFSAALPDCAVERTHWLIDGEHRCGYLIRAR